From a single Clupea harengus chromosome 24, Ch_v2.0.2, whole genome shotgun sequence genomic region:
- the LOC116219315 gene encoding zinc finger protein 883-like, with protein MEADNGREDSSPHEREQDGQKKHKPCSRRMSLADSGSPKTDQGEGSYDCSLRGESFSQPLDLACHQKTHPGEKSQHCSECGKVFSCLSKLKRHQRIHSRGKPHECQQCGKSFFQSGDLRIHLRTHTGERPYYCSECGKTFTSSGNLKSHQRVHTGEKPYPCSECGKCFPHSSDLKPHQRRHHTGEKPYSCSECGKCFSLCSDLKRHQRNHTGEKPYPCSECGKTFTTSGHLKRHQRVHTGEKPYPCSECGKTFTTSDSLQTHQRVHSGEKPYPCSECGKTFTTSGNLKRHQRVHTGEKPYPCSECGKSFSTSDELKTHQRRHHTGEKPYPCSKCGKCFPRSSDLKSHQRRHHTGEKPYPCSECGKCFHEYSELKSHQRVHTGEKPYPCSECGKCFSQSSGLKIHQRGHHTGEKPYPCSKCGKCFTSSSQLKIHQQRHNVPGAPVRPSPSAESPVPPKDPSTLQVPLKVLILQLVDCRHVLGRNSTLTLLGRKEPRP; from the exons ATGGAGGCCGACAACGGGCGTGAAGACTCCTCGCCACACGAGAGGGAGCAAGATGGACAGAAAAAGCACAAACCCTGCTCACGTAGAATGAGTTTGGCTGACTCAGGATCCCCTAAAACAGATCAGGGAGAGGGTTCCTATGACTGCTCCCTGCGTGGGGAAAGTTTCTCCCAGCCATTGGATCTTGCTTGCCATCAGAAAACTCATCCTGGAGAGAAGTCTCAGCACTGCTCAGAGTGTGGGAAAGTTTTTTCCTGCTTGTCCAAGTTGAAACGACACCAGAGAATCCACTCCAGAGGGAAGCCTCATGAATGCCAACAGTGTGGGAAAAGCTTTTTTCAGAGTGGCGATCTCAGGATCCacctcagaacacacactggagaaagGCCTTACTATTGCTCTGAGTGTGGGAAGACTTTCACTTCATCTGGCAATCTTAAAAGTCACCAGAgagtacacactggagagaagccatatccCTGCTCCGAATGTGGAAAGTGTTTTCCCCATTCTAGCGACCTTAAACCTCACCAGCGACGAcaccacactggagagaagccatattCCTGCTCCGAATGTGGAAAGTGTTTTTCCCTGTGTAGCGACCTTAAAAGGCACCAGCGAAAtcatactggagagaagccatatccCTGCTCTGAGTGTGGGAAGACTTTCACTACATCTGGCCATCTTAAAAGGCACCAGAGAGTacatactggagagaagccatatccCTGCTCTGAGTGTGGGAAGACTTTCACTACATCTGACAGTCTTCAAACTCACCAGAGAGTACATAGtggagagaagccatatccCTGCTCTGAGTGTGGCAAGACTTTCACTACATCTGGCAATCTTAAAAGACACCAGAGAGTacatactggagagaagccatatccCTGCTCCGAATGTGGAAAGAGTTTTTCCACGTCTGACGAACTTAAAACCCACCAGCGACGAcaccacactggagagaagccatatccCTGCTCCAAATGTGGAAAGTGTTTCCCCCGGTCTAGCGACCTTAAAAGCCACCAGCGACGAcaccacactggagagaagccatatccCTGCTCCGAATGTGGAAAGTGTTTTCATGAGTACAGCGAACTTAAATCTCACCAGAgagtacacactggagagaagccatatccCTGCTCCGAATGTGGAAAGTGTTTTTCCCAGTCTAGCGGACTTAAAATCCACCAGCGAGGAcaccacactggagagaagccatatccCTGCTCCAAATGTGGAAAGTGTTTTACCAGTTCTAGTCAACTTAAAATTCACCAGCAACGTCATAATG ttccaGGAGCCCCTGTCCGACCATCTCCTTCGGCAGAGTCTCCTGTTCCTCCCAAGGACCCCTCAACACTGCAAGTACCATTGAAGGTTCTGATACTACAGCTGGTGGACTGCCGCCATGTACTGGGACGGAATAGCACATTGACACTACTGGGAAGAAAAG AACCGAGGCCGTAG